CCCTGGGATTGCAGTGCATTGCTCGGAGGATCTGTCGGGGTTGCGTAAAGGGGACATTTCCAGCCCCTCCTGGCCAGCTCCTTACGCAATGAATGCTGACTGTCTGTACACTCTGTCCGTGGAGGaccacctgcaggtggagctgcaCTTCTCTGAAGGCTTCGATGTGGAGCAAAGCACCGACGGCCACTGCATCGATGCCTTGATGGTGAAACTCCCtcccttcattttcatttttgtacAGTCAGCTGATATTTCTTGCTGCCTACTCCCTTTCCTTTCGCACTTCCCGTGCATGTTTATTGCACAGATATTGTCATAAATCTGGCATAAATTCACAGATTCAGACTCCTTCTGGGAATCTGGGGTCATTCTGTGGGCTACAACCTCCCCCATCTCCCTTCCTCACCCACTCCAGTCAGGTCCACATTCGCTTCGCTTCTGATGGCTTCGGCACCAACAAAGGATTTGCTCTCCGCTTTAGAACCAGAGGTACTGAAGCCTTCTCACCTTCGGCGTTACCAGTACGCAACTGTTCTGAAAGATGTGGCTAATTCACGGCTTTTGTAATTGTTCCGGGCAGCTAAGGTGTGCCCAGCAGCAGTGACTCCACACTCCACGGCAACGCCACGGCAACCAGATTATTCTCAGGGTCAGACGGTCACAGTCAGATGCCATCAGGGCCACATTGCGAACGTGAGGCCTCGATCATTAAATAAATACGTTCTTTGAAGCCATTTGTAATCAActgattttctctgtttaaAAAGGTGCAGAATAGCTTATCCATGACTTCGGAATATGTGACGACATGTCAGAGAACAGGAAACTGGTTTCCCAGTTACGCCTGTGAACGTGAGTGTGACTGTAGCTCAGTTATTCTCGCTTCACTCTCACTTCCTggtttttggagaaaaaaaaaagcaaaacttttCTCTCGCATTCTCTTGTGTAGCGGTGGACTGCGGTTTTCCCAGTATCCCAGAAGACGGAATTCTTCAGCTGGTGCAGCCAAAGACAGGAAAGACTGTGTACAAAGCTCAGATCAATTTTAAATGCAGTTCAAAGTACTACACACTGGAAGGGGATGGTAATTCCCATCTGGCAGCATCACACTTCTAAATCACGTGTCACTCGATTAGCACAATTTTCTTCATCCTTCCAGACACGTACACTTGCAATGCTGATGGCGAATGGACATCAGCTGGAGGCAACACAGAGATGCCGAAATGCACGGAGGGTAAACCTTCAAGGCTTGCCTTTGTATTTTAATCACATAAATGGCTCTAATTTatgtcattttattatttatttctttttttccagtatGTGGGAAGCCTGACGTCCACCTCATGGGGACAGGGCGAATTTTGGGAGGTACGGATGCAAATCTGGGAgaattgccatggcaactgttgATAAAACCTCCCAGAAAAGGCGGAGCGTCGCTGATCAACGACCGGTGGGCCGTCACCGCAGCTCATGTTGTGGAGACAAAACAGGAAGACGCTTTGCGTATTTACGGCGGACTGGTCAACGCGAGGTCCATCTCAAATAATGAGGTCGTCATGGAGAGTGAAAAAATCATCATTCATCCCAACTTCGCCTCGGGCTCTGAAACCAATTTCGACAGCGACATTGCTCTTATAAAGTTCAAGTCCAGGGTAAATTTAGGCCCCAACCTGATTCCGATCTGTCTGCCCCCAGCCAACATGAGCTTGGTTGAAAATGAGCTCGGCACCGTGTCGGGCTGGGGGATCACAGAGCGACAGGCCGACGGCACGTTGGGGACATCCTACAGCCTAAAATACGCCCACATCGGCGTCTACTCCCTCGCCAAGTGCAACGAAGTACCCTCCACACCAGGCGGCAAGCGGATGGTTTTCACTGATAACATGTTCTGTGCTGGAGCGGAAGGGATGGACAGCTGCCGGCAAGACAGTGGGGGGCCGTTTACCACTCCTATGCTGGGCAATGGAAAAGGGCCTTTTTATCTGAGCGGCATTGTGTCCTGGGGCTCCCCCTGTCATGAGCGGAAGTATAAGGGTTATTACACCAAAGTGAAGAATTATATGGACTGGATTAAGAAGACAATAGACGACAACTCTTAAAGATGAGGGAGGAAATACTCGCTGCTTTCACACCTGATTCAATTTATTAATGCTGCAAGATAATGAATTCATTCATATTGTTCCACATATTTTAAAGTCAACTtgtgttggaaaaaaaaagatttaaagacaaaacactgatttttttgtttatcCATATAGCAAACACCATGGGTATTATAGGCTACAAGTACAAATAAAACTCTTGCTTTCTAGTGTGGTGGATTTTCtcttggattaaaaaaaaaacattgaatgtTTTACAAATCACCCTGTTTCAACACAGTGGAAACGCGAGACATTTGCAAAGTCCTCATTAGGTATGTAGCATTTAGGTCTTCAAGCTATAGAATGTGTGTTAAGATTGAAATAATAGTAACATGTGAAGGTCAGACATTATCGGACCATCTACAGGTCTCCAGAGAaccaaatgtgtgaaaatgtaTAGAAACATATAGGCACATATGTAATAGCTCCCTCTAGTGGAATAGACTTGTATTTATAATATAACATATTTAAACATGACATAAAAAAGGTTGTTCAAAGTTGCTCATTTCATTACAAAAACTGAGTagataaaaaaatgaaaacaacacgaataataacaataaaatgaaatgactaAGAGGGGATAATGGTGACATTATTTGGACATT
The DNA window shown above is from Takifugu flavidus isolate HTHZ2018 chromosome 10, ASM371156v2, whole genome shotgun sequence and carries:
- the c1s.2 gene encoding complement C1s subcomponent isoform X1 — translated: MHLQLSLLLLLFSHLASSMLLGWVESPGYPRGYLPHASLNWSRCARKGHVISITLIHLDLEDSPNCENDAVKVLSNGRPLSILCGRKGFAELQSSVNPVLQSSPGGCLNLLFVSDFSNKKRHSGFRGFYTEQDFDECQDDSEAGCTQFCHNFVGGYYCSCRHGYHLKEDNHTCTVHCSEDLSGLRKGDISSPSWPAPYAMNADCLYTLSVEDHLQVELHFSEGFDVEQSTDGHCIDALMIQTPSGNLGSFCGLQPPPSPFLTHSSQVHIRFASDGFGTNKGFALRFRTRAKVCPAAVTPHSTATPRQPDYSQGQTVTVRCHQGHIANVQNSLSMTSEYVTTCQRTGNWFPSYACEPVDCGFPSIPEDGILQLVQPKTGKTVYKAQINFKCSSKYYTLEGDDTYTCNADGEWTSAGGNTEMPKCTEVCGKPDVHLMGTGRILGGTDANLGELPWQLLIKPPRKGGASLINDRWAVTAAHVVETKQEDALRIYGGLVNARSISNNEVVMESEKIIIHPNFASGSETNFDSDIALIKFKSRVNLGPNLIPICLPPANMSLVENELGTVSGWGITERQADGTLGTSYSLKYAHIGVYSLAKCNEVPSTPGGKRMVFTDNMFCAGAEGMDSCRQDSGGPFTTPMLGNGKGPFYLSGIVSWGSPCHERKYKGYYTKVKNYMDWIKKTIDDNS
- the c1s.2 gene encoding complement C1s subcomponent isoform X2 — protein: MLRLSLLLLLFSHLASSMLLGWVESPGYPRGYLPHASLNWSRCARKGHVISITLIHLDLEDSPNCENDAVKVLSNGRPLSILCGRKGFAELQSSVNPVLQSSPGGCLNLLFVSDFSNKKRHSGFRGFYTEQDFDECQDDSEAGCTQFCHNFVGGYYCSCRHGYHLKEDNHTCTVHCSEDLSGLRKGDISSPSWPAPYAMNADCLYTLSVEDHLQVELHFSEGFDVEQSTDGHCIDALMIQTPSGNLGSFCGLQPPPSPFLTHSSQVHIRFASDGFGTNKGFALRFRTRAKVCPAAVTPHSTATPRQPDYSQGQTVTVRCHQGHIANVQNSLSMTSEYVTTCQRTGNWFPSYACEPVDCGFPSIPEDGILQLVQPKTGKTVYKAQINFKCSSKYYTLEGDDTYTCNADGEWTSAGGNTEMPKCTEVCGKPDVHLMGTGRILGGTDANLGELPWQLLIKPPRKGGASLINDRWAVTAAHVVETKQEDALRIYGGLVNARSISNNEVVMESEKIIIHPNFASGSETNFDSDIALIKFKSRVNLGPNLIPICLPPANMSLVENELGTVSGWGITERQADGTLGTSYSLKYAHIGVYSLAKCNEVPSTPGGKRMVFTDNMFCAGAEGMDSCRQDSGGPFTTPMLGNGKGPFYLSGIVSWGSPCHERKYKGYYTKVKNYMDWIKKTIDDNS